Proteins encoded together in one Impatiens glandulifera chromosome 1, dImpGla2.1, whole genome shotgun sequence window:
- the LOC124921482 gene encoding tryptophan synthase beta chain 1-like, translated as MASLFHLERELNAALDDPLFQVELETLLRDYVGRETPLYFAERLSERYKDKNGRGPEIYLKREDLVHGGAHKLNNALPQAMLAKRMGLKNIVAATGAGQHGVAVANSCARLGLDCKIFMGKHDMERQSSNVILMNLAGAKVIAVDGGFKEATSEAIKGWVENLQTSYFLSGTAVGPHPLPEMVKRFQTVIGKETCKQAKEKWGGKPDVLVACVGSGSNALGLFDEFVGDNDVRLIGVEAAGTGLDTGKHSATLTMGDVGVFHGSMGYLLQDDEGQIIVPYSIGVGLEYPAVSPELSFLKDAGRVEFHTVIDQEATEAFKRVCTLEGIFAALETCHALAYLEKLCPTLPDGAKVVVCCSGRGDKDAQTIINQF; from the exons ATGGCTAGTTTATTTCACCTTGAACGTGAACTCAATGCCGCCTTAGACGATCCTCTGTTTCAA GTGGAGCTTGAAACTCTATTGAGAGATTATGTTGGAAGAGAAACTCCGCTATACTTTGCTGAAAGACTTTCTGAGCGTTACAAGGACAAAAATGGGAGAGGACCCGAGATATATCTCAAGAGGGAGGATCTCGTACATGGAGGTGCACACAAGCTAAACAATGCTCTCCCACAGGCTATGTTAGCCAAGAGAATGGGGTTGAAGAACATCGTCGCAGCCACGGGAGCTGGACAGCACGGAGTGGCTGTCGCGAATTCCTGTGCTAGGCTGGGATTGGATTGTAAGATATTTATGGGGAAACACGACATGGAAAGACAATCATCTAATGTAATCCTCATGAATCTAGCTGGTGCTAAG GTGATAGCGGTTGATGGTGGGTTTAAAGAGGCGACGTCAGAAGCAATAAAGGGTTGGGTCGAGAATCTCCAAACTAGTTACTTCCTCTCCGGCACAGCGGTGGGTCCACACCCTCTGCCGGAGATGGTGAAGCGATTCCAAACAGTTATCGGAAAGGAGACTTGCAAGCAAGCGAAGGAGAAATGGGGAGGCAAGCCAGACGTGTTAGTGGCTTGTGTTGGGAGCGGTTCAAACGCACTAGGTCTCTTCGATGAGTTTGTGGGAGACAATGATGTCCGACTTATTGGAGTGGAGGCAGCCGGTACAGGATTAGACACGGGAAAACACTCTGCAACTCTCACAATGGGAGATGTAGGTGTTTTTCATGGATCAATGGGATACTTGTTACAAGATGACGAAGGCCAAATCATTGTCCCCTATTCTATAGGCGTCGG GTTAGAATATCCAGCTGTTAGTCCGGAGTTGAGCTTTCTTAAGGATGCAGGACGAGTTGAATTTCACACCGTGATAGACCAAGAAGCTACGGAAG CATTCAAGAGAGTGTGCACATTAGAGGGGATATTTGCAGCATTGGAGACTTGCCATGCTTTGGCATATCTTGAGAAGCTTTGCCCTACTTTGCCGGATGGTGCTAAGGTTGTGGTTTGTTGCAGTGGAAGAGGAGATAAGGATGCTCAAACTATTATTAACCAGTTTTAA